A window from Mauremys reevesii isolate NIE-2019 linkage group 9, ASM1616193v1, whole genome shotgun sequence encodes these proteins:
- the LOC120371677 gene encoding 40-kDa huntingtin-associated protein-like — protein MAAAGGSGPAGPGVLGAAGAGGGWDGDFLARYRLVSAKLRKRFLRKPNVSEAAEQFGVLARELRAQESLPYAAWCQLAVARCAQSLFHGPGEAQALTEAARLFLRQERDLQQRLSLSGGFAEHLQASHSCFAFAARLHLELGQPALAAGLCLELGSALRDMEQPGQAAPHFQRAAELLAAAELPLEALHCLGELASCLLLTRDYDGALAVLTQAQLLAQAGPSPPSGAFLEVLVRCEVSRVLLLLLLQPPLPKLLPEHAQTLEKYCWEAFESGSGAGQLPQAGYLPPGLFLLLQSTVMACQEKDLDALKVLQAELWPLLSPEQNHLLHLVLQEMISPSGQGA, from the coding sequence ATGGCGGCGGCGGGCGGCTCGGGCCCGGCCGgccctggggtgctgggggcggcCGGCGCCGGCGGGGGCTGGGACGGGGACTTCCTGGCGCGGTACCGGCTGGTGTCGGCCAAGCTGCGGAAGCGGTTCCTGCGGAAGCCGAACGTGTCGGAAGCGGCGGAGCAGTTCGGGGTGCTGGCCCGGGAGCTGCGGGCCCAGGAGAGCCTCCCCTACGCCGCCTGGTGCCAGCTGGCCGTGGCCCGCTGCGCCCAGAGCCTCTTCCACGGGCCCGGCGAGGCGCAGGCCCTGACCGAGGCCGCGCGCCTCTTCCTGCGCCAGGAGCGGGACCTGCAGCAGCGGCTGAGCCTGAGCGGCGGCTTCGCCGAGCATCTGCAGGCCTCGCACAGCTGCTTCGCCTTCGCCGCCCGCCTGCACCTGGAACTGGGGCAGCCGGCGCTGGCGGCCGGGCTCTGCCTGGAGCTGGGCTCGGCGCTGCGGGACATGGAGCAGCCCGGCCAGGCCGCCCCGCACTTCCAGCGCGCTGCCGAGCTGCTGGCGGCCGCTGAGCTGCCCCTGGAGGCGCTGCACTGCCTGGGCGAGCTGGCCTCCTGTCTGCTGCTCACCCGCGACTACGACGGTGCCCTGGCTGTGCTCACCCAGGCGCAGCTgctggcccaggctgggcccagcccACCCAGCGGCGCCTTCCTGGAGGTGTTGGTGCGTTGCGAGGTGTCTCGggtgctgcttctgctgctgctccagccgccGCTACCCAAGCTGCTGCCCGAGCATGCCCAGACCCTGGAGAAATACTGCTGGGAGGCCTTCGAGAGTGGGTCGGGAGCTGGGCAGCTACCCCAGGCAGGGTACCTGCCCCCGGGCCTCTTCCTCCTGCTGCAGTCCACTGTCATGGCCTGTCAGGAGAAGGACCTGGATGCGCTTAAAGTGCTGCAGGCTGAGCTCTGGCCACTGCTCAGCCCCGAGCAGAACCACCTGCTCCACCTGGTGCTTCAAGAGATGATCAGCCCCTCTGGGCAGGGGGCCTGA